A single Anatilimnocola floriformis DNA region contains:
- a CDS encoding DUF1559 domain-containing protein, translated as MKKRGFTLVELLVVIAIIGVLVALLLPAVQAAREAARRMQCGNNVKQIALGLHNYHDTFLALPYGARARYVNNVPTNNSGQFGPSFFVGVLPFCEQKNLYDKIAQLEQTGQTFSTVSADDTTIGGVVGNAQINWMLCPSSPLPKMETPTGGRPLVVPSYVGIQGATNGGTRGTEVDFTEDRTSPGPCSGTLSQGGLLTINIAVKLSEATDGTSNCLIVGEESDFFYDSTGARLRIDGSTASTATTNAGGWWFRGCNPQQPMFPASLGNPNIYNIRTVGFANTAANNNNGWPGVGFNGRNMNVTVPGNGIGAFGPNNPLNAAHPAGVMTGFADGHVQLLTTQTHFVIVKRLSTRDDGAVVSLD; from the coding sequence ATGAAGAAGCGGGGTTTTACGCTGGTGGAGTTGCTCGTCGTGATTGCGATCATCGGCGTGCTCGTTGCGTTGCTGTTGCCCGCCGTGCAAGCGGCCCGCGAAGCCGCCCGGCGAATGCAATGCGGCAACAATGTGAAGCAGATCGCGCTCGGCTTGCACAATTATCACGATACGTTTCTCGCGTTGCCGTACGGCGCGCGGGCGCGCTATGTAAACAACGTGCCGACGAATAATAGTGGCCAATTCGGGCCGAGCTTTTTCGTCGGCGTGCTGCCGTTTTGCGAGCAGAAGAACCTGTACGACAAGATCGCGCAGCTGGAACAAACCGGCCAAACGTTTTCCACCGTCAGTGCCGACGATACAACCATCGGCGGCGTGGTCGGCAACGCTCAGATCAATTGGATGCTCTGCCCCAGCAGTCCGCTGCCGAAAATGGAAACGCCGACGGGCGGCAGACCTCTCGTGGTCCCTTCGTACGTCGGCATTCAAGGGGCGACGAATGGTGGGACGCGCGGGACGGAAGTCGATTTCACCGAGGACCGCACTTCGCCGGGGCCGTGCAGCGGCACGCTCTCGCAGGGTGGTTTGCTGACGATCAACATCGCGGTGAAGCTGAGCGAAGCAACCGATGGCACGTCGAATTGTTTGATCGTCGGCGAAGAGTCGGATTTCTTTTACGACTCGACCGGCGCTCGCCTGCGTATCGACGGCAGCACCGCGAGCACCGCCACGACGAACGCTGGCGGTTGGTGGTTTCGCGGTTGCAATCCGCAGCAACCGATGTTTCCGGCTTCGCTCGGCAATCCAAATATCTACAACATTCGCACCGTTGGTTTTGCAAACACGGCTGCCAACAATAACAATGGCTGGCCCGGCGTGGGCTTCAACGGGCGAAACATGAACGTGACGGTTCCCGGCAATGGCATTGGCGCGTTCGGGCCGAACAATCCGCTGAATGCCGCGCATCCGGCTGGCGTGATGACGGGTTTTGCCGATGGGCATGTGCAGTTGCTAACGACGCAAACGCACTTCGTGATTGTGAAACGACTCTCCACCCGCGACGACGGCGCGGTCGTGTCGCTCGATTAG
- a CDS encoding RluA family pseudouridine synthase, whose amino-acid sequence MSRPKNYVNHHVQPAQQGKALAAVLREFMPDKSWNQVKKLITARQIQVNGNLCLEEARKVKSGDVIQVWQHPLAPPADERSVKIRFADQHLVIIEKPAGITTLRHAEERNWSADRKRRQPTLDELVPRALARHLGWNLDEQPRPKTPQRGRREHRHQQRSGPQLPPIRAVHRLDRDTSGLMVFARTQQAETALIRLFSKHRIERAYLAVVYGRPEAGKIETMLVRDRGDGLRGSVIERAREDSAVADVPLSPEYRGEGEDQEQEAQQAITHIKPLEVIGDYSLIECKLETGRTHQIRIHLSERGHMLCGEKTYTHPLGEKPQHDTSGAPRQALHAAVLGFIHPSTGETLSFKSTLPADLQQWLQRLKQQPRP is encoded by the coding sequence ATGTCTCGGCCTAAGAATTACGTCAATCATCACGTGCAACCCGCTCAGCAAGGAAAAGCTCTCGCCGCCGTGCTGCGCGAATTCATGCCCGATAAATCGTGGAATCAGGTGAAAAAGCTGATCACCGCGCGGCAGATTCAGGTGAACGGCAACCTCTGCCTGGAAGAGGCTCGCAAGGTAAAATCCGGCGACGTCATTCAGGTCTGGCAGCATCCGCTGGCTCCGCCGGCCGATGAGCGGAGCGTGAAGATTCGCTTTGCCGATCAGCATCTGGTGATTATCGAAAAGCCGGCCGGCATCACCACGCTGCGGCATGCCGAAGAACGCAACTGGTCGGCCGATCGGAAACGCCGCCAGCCGACGCTCGATGAACTCGTGCCGCGAGCGCTGGCCAGGCACTTGGGGTGGAATCTGGATGAACAGCCGCGACCGAAAACGCCGCAGCGAGGCCGTCGCGAGCATCGGCATCAACAGCGCTCGGGCCCGCAGTTGCCACCGATCCGCGCGGTCCATCGGCTCGATCGCGATACGAGCGGCTTGATGGTCTTCGCGCGCACGCAGCAAGCCGAGACCGCACTGATTCGTCTCTTCAGCAAGCATCGTATCGAACGGGCTTATCTGGCCGTAGTCTATGGCCGGCCTGAAGCGGGAAAGATCGAGACGATGCTCGTGAGGGATCGCGGAGATGGGTTGCGCGGGAGTGTGATCGAGCGCGCTCGAGAGGACAGTGCAGTTGCAGATGTGCCCCTCTCCCCAGAGTACCGAGGAGAGGGAGAGGATCAAGAACAAGAAGCTCAACAGGCAATTACGCACATCAAGCCTCTCGAAGTTATCGGCGATTATTCGCTGATCGAATGCAAGCTCGAGACCGGCCGGACGCATCAGATTCGCATTCATCTTTCCGAACGCGGCCACATGCTCTGCGGCGAGAAGACCTACACCCATCCGCTTGGTGAAAAGCCTCAGCACGACACCAGCGGCGCGCCTCGGCAAGCACTGCACGCTGCCGTGCTCGGGTTCATTCATCCATCGACGGGAGAAACGTTGAGTTTCAAATCGACACTGCCGGCCGATTTGCAGCAATGGCTGCAGCGGTTGAAGCAACAACCTCGCCCTTAG
- a CDS encoding DUF433 domain-containing protein, which translates to MPLLHRIAIDPDVCGGKPSVLHYSVDDLLHLLKLRTHAEVLSHYEDLWEEDLLAVEHFAQAIQYTSSTTLGEIAQQAAPSYEPEFVNVVRSQICRDIQSNGPQNPQLTTPYSQSRIKLPHYRKRRAEPLAPSTPVFGQYLTLSWLHHDGVYVLAEYVDRQEMADEIVSGGGITNGYVAWLAAFESGVLLPYQIRYTNLQGERKLLDKRQPEHAPEDWDWVTEPYRDVAIEWCAG; encoded by the coding sequence ATGCCTTTACTCCATCGCATAGCTATCGATCCGGACGTCTGCGGCGGCAAGCCGAGCGTACTGCATTACTCTGTCGACGATTTGCTGCATCTGTTGAAGCTACGTACTCACGCCGAAGTCCTGTCCCATTACGAAGATCTCTGGGAAGAGGACCTGCTCGCCGTTGAACACTTCGCGCAAGCGATTCAGTACACGAGTTCGACCACGCTCGGCGAAATTGCTCAGCAGGCCGCTCCGTCTTATGAGCCAGAGTTCGTGAATGTGGTTCGGAGTCAAATTTGCCGTGATATCCAATCGAATGGGCCCCAGAATCCGCAACTGACCACGCCTTACTCTCAAAGTCGGATCAAATTGCCGCACTATCGCAAACGGCGAGCGGAACCGCTGGCACCAAGCACACCCGTGTTCGGTCAGTATCTAACGTTGAGCTGGCTCCACCACGATGGCGTGTATGTCCTGGCTGAGTACGTCGATCGCCAGGAGATGGCCGATGAAATCGTTAGCGGAGGTGGCATCACCAATGGATATGTTGCCTGGCTGGCTGCGTTCGAGAGTGGCGTGCTGCTGCCGTATCAGATTCGCTACACCAATCTGCAGGGTGAGCGAAAATTACTAGACAAGCGTCAGCCGGAACATGCTCCTGAAGATTGGGATTGGGTCACCGAGCCTTACCGCGATGTGGCAATCGAATGGTGTGCAGGTTAG
- a CDS encoding antibiotic biosynthesis monooxygenase family protein, whose translation MFAATPPPPYYAVIFTSELSPSASGYAELAQRMLKLAAEQPGFLGVESVRDASGVGITVSYWRSLPDIAAWKRHSEHAVAQQLGRSQFYSNYRLRIAFIESESQRIL comes from the coding sequence ATGTTCGCCGCGACACCACCTCCGCCGTACTACGCGGTGATTTTCACCTCTGAGTTGTCACCTTCGGCCAGCGGTTATGCGGAACTCGCCCAACGAATGCTGAAGCTCGCTGCGGAGCAGCCGGGCTTTCTGGGCGTCGAAAGCGTACGCGATGCGAGTGGCGTGGGGATCACGGTTTCATACTGGCGGTCGCTTCCTGATATCGCGGCCTGGAAGCGACACAGCGAGCATGCCGTGGCTCAGCAGCTCGGGCGGTCGCAGTTTTATTCCAATTACCGCTTGCGAATTGCGTTCATCGAAAGTGAGTCGCAGCGCATTTTGTAG
- a CDS encoding basic secretory protein-like protein has translation MPHSRRQALAALLLSVPALTVPLLAQEEPKAEPKPELKTETKPESKTEDKPERPRTPPPLRLTIEGDVSGDMGKVAGNLTTLFYDCYPKLLKRFENEEKFAARSIKIEFKKGIKVPAYAHRDTITVSTEWLEKHPEDIGLLTHELTHLVQAYPNSDPGWLTEGIADYARHVYGPPQQRWAIPRRLRPEQSYKNSYGVTAKFLVWVDEKFPGTVDKIHRRMQANKFELEDFTDFTGKDVDTLWRECVMELNK, from the coding sequence ATGCCACACTCTCGTCGTCAGGCTCTTGCTGCGTTGCTCCTGAGCGTTCCTGCTCTCACCGTTCCTCTGCTCGCTCAAGAGGAGCCGAAGGCAGAACCCAAGCCGGAACTAAAAACAGAGACCAAGCCCGAATCGAAAACCGAGGATAAACCAGAACGGCCGCGCACGCCGCCGCCGTTGCGTTTGACCATCGAAGGGGACGTGAGCGGCGACATGGGAAAGGTCGCCGGCAACCTGACGACGCTCTTTTACGATTGCTATCCGAAGTTGCTCAAGCGATTTGAGAATGAAGAGAAGTTCGCCGCGCGGAGCATCAAGATCGAATTCAAAAAGGGAATCAAAGTTCCCGCGTACGCTCATCGCGACACGATCACGGTCAGCACCGAGTGGCTGGAAAAGCATCCGGAAGACATCGGCTTGCTGACGCACGAACTGACGCATCTCGTGCAAGCCTATCCCAATTCCGATCCCGGTTGGCTGACCGAAGGAATCGCCGATTACGCCCGGCACGTCTATGGTCCGCCACAACAGCGCTGGGCGATTCCTCGCAGGCTGCGGCCCGAACAGAGCTACAAAAACAGTTACGGCGTGACTGCGAAGTTCCTCGTCTGGGTCGACGAAAAATTTCCGGGCACGGTCGACAAGATTCACCGCCGCATGCAAGCCAATAAATTCGAGCTAGAAGACTTCACCGACTTCACCGGCAAAGACGTCGACACACTCTGGCGCGAGTGTGTGATGGAATTGAATAAGTAA
- a CDS encoding SGNH/GDSL hydrolase family protein: protein MPGHLVLLGDSIFDNAYYVPGGPAVNEHVRRLLPKDWQASLLAVDGAKVADVARQLEQLPETATHLVLSIGGNNALWSAGNFFPVEASTVRDAMTTLAAAREEFQSEYRGLVKQLRGLRKGLAICTVYDAIPGITPAEIAGLCLFNDVITRTAIAAKLTLIDLRTICNEASDFSSLSPIEPSAAGGGKIARGILDALFEPTAGCHVIG, encoded by the coding sequence ATGCCCGGCCATCTCGTTCTTCTCGGCGACTCAATTTTCGACAACGCCTATTACGTGCCCGGCGGCCCAGCGGTCAACGAGCACGTGCGCCGGCTGCTACCCAAAGACTGGCAGGCCTCGCTGCTGGCGGTCGACGGTGCGAAGGTTGCCGATGTCGCTCGTCAACTTGAACAGTTGCCGGAGACTGCTACGCACTTGGTGCTGAGCATCGGCGGCAACAACGCGCTCTGGTCGGCCGGCAACTTCTTCCCCGTTGAGGCCAGCACGGTGCGCGATGCCATGACAACCTTGGCCGCGGCCCGCGAAGAGTTTCAGAGTGAATACCGCGGCTTGGTGAAACAGCTACGCGGTCTGCGCAAGGGACTCGCAATCTGCACCGTTTACGACGCGATTCCCGGAATCACGCCAGCAGAGATCGCCGGGCTGTGCTTGTTCAACGACGTCATTACGCGCACCGCGATTGCGGCAAAGCTGACGCTCATCGACCTCCGCACGATCTGCAATGAAGCGAGCGACTTCTCCAGCCTGTCGCCCATCGAACCCTCCGCCGCCGGGGGCGGCAAGATCGCCCGCGGCATTCTCGACGCACTCTTCGAGCCCACAGCGGGCTGCCATGTGATTGGCTAG
- a CDS encoding protocadherin produces MRHHILFTAVALFTVSSIPHYCAARGVGGGGGGFGGGGGGARMGGGGGGFGGGGGGIGGGARPGGFGGGGGLGGGGGGFSGGHPIGGGGGNFGGGGNFGGGGFDRGNIGGGNFGGGNFGGGGGLNRDLGGLNQGGLERFGGGGLNDRGLGGAGLGQGGFENRTNNFGGGNFENRSNFNQPSRSQLNNFLGLPSDEGMHSLNQTQNHAFDNVDVNHGTVNGPRGGEGSYTTVTGPRGNTAGRGAYEGANGGTVAGRGVEGADGGKAGQGIAVGPNGGVAAGGGVVGPNGGAAGRGAAVGPNGGVVAGRGVEGPNGGKAGQGIAVGPNGRVAGGGAVVGPNGGAAARGFAAGPNGVAAGFARVSPSGRYVTAAGVRTNFNHWGVYGSGWYGNHPGAWFAAGWATGAAWNTANWAMASDWLGYAAQPVYYDYGNNVTYEDNSVYVNGDQVGTSTDYYNQATTLATQGAEADAPADGDWLPLGVFALSKNASATSDVVIQLAVNKAGVVRGNYTDTVTNKTQAINGSIDKQTQRVAFQVGDNKTAVMETGLYNLTKDQSPVLVHLDADRTEQWLLVRMNKGGSDDAGVSR; encoded by the coding sequence ATGCGCCATCACATTCTCTTCACCGCCGTTGCTCTGTTTACCGTGTCCTCGATTCCGCATTACTGCGCCGCTCGTGGCGTGGGTGGTGGAGGTGGCGGCTTTGGTGGAGGAGGAGGCGGCGCTCGGATGGGCGGCGGCGGTGGTGGCTTTGGTGGAGGAGGCGGCGGAATCGGTGGAGGCGCACGTCCTGGCGGCTTCGGCGGTGGGGGTGGATTAGGTGGTGGCGGTGGCGGTTTCAGCGGCGGTCATCCGATTGGTGGTGGCGGCGGAAACTTTGGCGGTGGTGGGAATTTCGGTGGCGGTGGATTCGACCGCGGGAACATCGGTGGCGGCAATTTTGGCGGTGGAAACTTCGGCGGTGGCGGTGGTTTGAATCGTGACTTGGGCGGTTTGAATCAAGGTGGGCTGGAACGCTTTGGTGGCGGCGGTTTGAACGATCGCGGATTGGGTGGCGCCGGGCTAGGTCAGGGTGGATTTGAGAATCGCACCAATAACTTTGGCGGCGGCAATTTTGAAAATCGGAGCAATTTCAATCAGCCGAGCCGTTCACAGCTGAACAACTTCCTCGGCCTGCCTTCCGATGAAGGAATGCACTCGCTCAATCAAACTCAAAATCACGCCTTCGATAACGTCGACGTCAATCACGGCACGGTGAATGGCCCGCGCGGCGGCGAAGGGAGCTACACCACGGTGACGGGGCCGCGTGGTAACACTGCGGGCCGCGGCGCTTACGAAGGTGCGAACGGCGGCACCGTGGCAGGCCGTGGCGTCGAAGGCGCTGATGGCGGCAAGGCAGGACAAGGAATCGCGGTCGGCCCGAACGGCGGTGTGGCTGCGGGTGGCGGAGTCGTTGGTCCCAATGGCGGTGCTGCTGGACGCGGCGCAGCTGTTGGTCCGAACGGCGGCGTGGTCGCAGGCCGCGGCGTCGAAGGGCCCAACGGCGGCAAGGCCGGTCAAGGCATTGCGGTTGGTCCCAATGGTCGAGTCGCTGGTGGCGGCGCGGTGGTGGGTCCGAATGGTGGCGCTGCGGCCCGCGGTTTTGCCGCAGGTCCGAATGGCGTGGCCGCTGGCTTCGCTCGCGTTTCTCCTTCCGGCCGATATGTGACGGCCGCTGGCGTGCGGACGAACTTCAATCACTGGGGCGTCTACGGCTCGGGTTGGTACGGCAATCATCCCGGTGCGTGGTTCGCGGCTGGCTGGGCGACGGGCGCTGCCTGGAACACTGCCAACTGGGCCATGGCCAGCGATTGGCTCGGCTATGCTGCGCAGCCGGTCTACTACGACTATGGCAACAACGTGACTTACGAAGACAACAGCGTGTATGTGAATGGCGACCAGGTCGGCACATCGACCGATTACTACAACCAGGCCACGACGCTCGCCACGCAAGGGGCCGAAGCCGACGCTCCCGCCGACGGCGATTGGCTGCCGCTGGGCGTCTTTGCCCTCAGCAAGAATGCGAGCGCGACCTCGGACGTGGTGATTCAACTCGCCGTGAACAAAGCGGGCGTCGTCCGCGGCAACTACACCGACACGGTGACGAACAAAACCCAAGCCATCAACGGCAGCATCGACAAGCAAACGCAGCGAGTCGCCTTCCAAGTCGGCGACAACAAAACGGCCGTTATGGAAACCGGCCTGTATAACCTCACCAAGGATCAGTCGCCGGTTCTCGTGCATCTCGACGCCGACCGCACCGAACAATGGCTGCTGGTGCGGATGAATAAGGGCGGGAGCGACGACGCTGGCGTTTCGCGGTAA
- a CDS encoding YybH family protein: MLVRFLSLSCCLALFCSSAFAQETKAKKKSAEPTAAANTQTELQSIRQSSKLFVAAFDKADAKAVAALWTESGEYVDDTGSTFTGRKAIEKEYDRFFTENPGHKITLAIDSLKLLSDSAAIEDGRAILDPAPAGAPAISKYTVVHVKIDGQWLMSSVRDTHVPTPSAYRHLEDFEWLIGNWSAEEHGAKTEVTCRWIANKSFVERSFKVTKDGQVTAAGVQIIGWNPVASAPQSWLFASDGGQTMGKWTARENGWQIESQGILADGTPTTAVTTFVKLDEEAFAWQSLSRTVGGRKLPDTEEIVLKRTK; this comes from the coding sequence ATGCTCGTTCGTTTCTTGTCTTTGAGTTGTTGCCTGGCACTCTTCTGCTCGAGCGCGTTCGCTCAAGAGACCAAGGCCAAAAAGAAGTCTGCCGAGCCGACGGCGGCTGCCAATACGCAGACCGAACTGCAATCGATTCGGCAATCGTCAAAGCTGTTCGTTGCTGCGTTCGACAAAGCCGATGCCAAAGCGGTTGCTGCGCTCTGGACCGAGTCGGGCGAGTACGTTGATGACACCGGCAGCACGTTCACGGGCCGGAAGGCTATTGAAAAAGAATACGACCGGTTCTTTACGGAGAACCCCGGCCACAAGATCACACTGGCGATCGATTCACTGAAGTTGCTGAGTGACTCAGCCGCCATCGAAGATGGCCGGGCCATTCTCGACCCAGCCCCCGCCGGTGCGCCGGCCATCAGTAAGTACACCGTCGTGCATGTGAAGATCGATGGCCAGTGGCTGATGAGCTCGGTGCGCGACACGCACGTGCCGACGCCATCGGCTTATCGCCACTTGGAAGATTTCGAATGGCTGATCGGCAATTGGTCGGCCGAAGAACACGGCGCGAAGACGGAAGTCACCTGCCGCTGGATCGCCAACAAGAGCTTTGTCGAACGGTCGTTCAAAGTGACCAAAGATGGTCAGGTGACCGCCGCTGGCGTGCAGATCATCGGTTGGAACCCAGTCGCCAGCGCGCCGCAATCGTGGCTATTTGCTTCCGATGGCGGCCAAACTATGGGAAAATGGACTGCGCGTGAAAACGGCTGGCAGATCGAGTCGCAAGGGATTCTCGCCGACGGCACGCCGACCACGGCAGTGACCACGTTCGTCAAGCTGGATGAAGAAGCCTTTGCCTGGCAATCGCTGTCGCGCACCGTTGGCGGCCGCAAGTTGCCCGACACGGAAGAAATCGTGCTGAAGCGCACGAAGTAA